The following is a genomic window from Bacteroidia bacterium.
AAAAGAAATCTTTCAACAGGAAATCACTTTTTCGCAATGGATGCTGGTTGGCCTGCCGTTTTCCGTTGCGTTATTATTTTTATGCTGGTGGGTGCTGACAAGGGGCATTTTCAAAGTCCAGCATCTCCCCTCTGGCACAGGCAGAGAAACTATCCGCCAACAGTTGAAAGGTTTGGGTAAAATGCAGGCCGAAGAAATTATGGTACTGATTATTTTTATGCTCACCGCATTTCTCTGGATTACCCGCTCTTTTTTGTTTGCCAAAAGGTTTCCTGCCCTGGACGATACCCTGATTGCCCTCGGTGGCGCGGTTTTGCTTTTTCTCATTCCTTCTCCCAATCACCCCGGAGACCGGCTGATGAACTGGTCAAATGCCATTCGGCTTCCCTGGGGCATATTGTTGCTGTTTGGCGGAGGACTGGCGATTGCCGCAGGATTTGAAAAATCAGGCCTGGCCGTATGGATTGGGAGTCAGATGACACTTTTGCATGGCGTCAGCTTTATTCTGATTATTCTGGTCGTGACGACTTTGGTAAACTTTCTTACAGAGATCACTTCCAACCTGGCGACAGCCAGTATGATTATGCCCATTCTTGCCGCATTGGCAATGGCTATAGGCATCCACCCTTATGGATTGATGGTTCCTGCGATTCTGGCAGCTTCCTGTGCCTTTATGTTACCGGTCGCCACCCCTCCCAATGCAGTAGTTTTTGGGTCGGGAATGATTCGGATTAAAGATATGGTGCGTGCCGGAATCTGGATGAATATAATTTCGATCGTACTGATCACTTTTTATCTGTACTGGATATTACCCCTGGTATGGGGAATTGACCTCCACACCTATCCATCAAATTTCCCGATGAAATGAGTTTATTTTTCCAGGCGCTGATCGCCATTACCCCTATCCTCGTCGCAGGGATCCTGCTGGTAGGACTTCGCAGACCGGCAAAGGAAGTTATGCCTCTGGTATATATTCTTGCTGTTTTCATTGCACTGTTTGCCTGGGAAGTACCGTGGAAACACGTTGCGGCGGCTTCCGTTCAGGGAATTTTTATTACAGGCGATATCCTGTATATCATATTTGGAGCTATTCTGCTTCTCAATACGCTAAAACACTCGGGGGCTATTACCGCGATTCGCTCTGGTTTTGCAGAGATAAGCCCCGATCCACGGGTGCAGACCGTAATCATCGCATGGTTGTTTGGCTCATTTATCGAAGGGGCATCGGGTTTTGGTACACCTGCGGCAATCGTAGCGCCCTTACTGGTCGCATTGCGG
Proteins encoded in this region:
- a CDS encoding DASS family sodium-coupled anion symporter → MTTTHRATYNPGQFTGLILGPALFFITILTGGPDSMPEPAVGILATTLWIAVWWITEAIPIEATSILPILLFPFTGGLSIGQTTAAYGHPLVFLYLGGFIIALAIEKWNLHQRIALNIIYVVGTNLPMLILGFMLATAFISMWISNTATALMMLPIAMAVVTHLNDHSENTDIHIFARPLMLSIAYAASIGGMATLIGTPPNLVFASVVKEIFQQEITFSQWMLVGLPFSVALLFLCWWVLTRGIFKVQHLPSGTGRETIRQQLKGLGKMQAEEIMVLIIFMLTAFLWITRSFLFAKRFPALDDTLIALGGAVLLFLIPSPNHPGDRLMNWSNAIRLPWGILLLFGGGLAIAAGFEKSGLAVWIGSQMTLLHGVSFILIILVVTTLVNFLTEITSNLATASMIMPILAALAMAIGIHPYGLMVPAILAASCAFMLPVATPPNAVVFGSGMIRIKDMVRAGIWMNIISIVLITFYLYWILPLVWGIDLHTYPSNFPMK